Sequence from the Fulvivirga ligni genome:
GCGACAAGTCTCATTTAGAGCAGTCGTTTAAGGAGTTTATAAACAAAATAAAAGATAGCGGTAAGCTATACATAAATGATAAGATAGTAAACGAATTGGTGGATCATACTGCTAAGGCAGAGATCAATACCTATGGAATGAACCGGGGGCAATTTTTGGCCAGTAATGTTACCATGGAAAATGGATTTTTTCAATTTGATTATAACGACAAGCAGACTAGGATTGAAAGGTTGATACTAGGCGTCCCCGGATTTCATAATGTTGAAAATATTACAGCAGCCATTGCCATAGGATTGGAGCTCGGTCTCTCAGATGATCAGATTCGTCATGGTGTAGAAACTTATAGTGGTGTTAAAAGAAGGTTCGAGTATCAGCTCAGAACCGAGCAGATTGTATATGTAGATGATTACGCGCATCATCCAGTGGAGATAAATGCATTTTTAACTTCCCTGAAAGCACTATATCCGGATCGTAAAGTGACGGCCATTTTCCAGCCGCACCTCTTTACACGAACCAGAGATTTTGCTGATGGTTTTGCGGAAAGTTTAAGCCTGGCAGACGAGGTGATTTTGCTGGATATCTATCCGGCACGTGAAGAGCCTATTGAAGGTGTTACTTCAGAACTTTTGTTCAAGGATATTACCTCAGAAGCGAAGGAATTGTGTAGTAAGGAGCATTTGATAGAATGCTTAAAAGAGAAGGAATTAGAAGTGGTGGCTACCATAGGTGCAGGAGATATTGATAAGCTGGTGGAGCCGGTAAAAGAATTATTAAACAACAGGTATCATGTTTAAAAAGATGAAACTAAAAATCGGGGCGAAGTTGCTGATAGCAGCCGTGGTGCTGATATCTGTTATTGGCTTTACTAATAGCAGGCAGAGCGGCGAAGTGTGTAAAGACATAGCCATTCGTATAGCTAACCAGCATGAAAACTATTACATAGATGAGCAGGATGTAATAGCGCTTATGACTGAAAATGGTGATAGAGCTATCAAAGGAACAGATTTTAAAGAGCTGAACCTTAAGGAAATAGAGCATAGAGTAGAGCAGGAGAAGTTTATAAAATCTGCTGAAATCTATAAGGATTTGAAAGGTAATCTGGTGGTAAAGGTTTCTTTAAGAAGGCCGGTAGCCAGAGTGATCCAAAATATGGGGCCAGATGCTTACGTGGCTGAAGATGGCAGCATGTTGCCCACTTCAGGAAAGTTTACCTCGCGAGTATTATTGATTAGCGGAGGTTATGCAAACACGCTGGTAAAGCAGGATCTACCTGAAACTGAAGAAGGAAAGAAGGTATTTAATCTGATCAACTATATCAGTAAAGATAAGTTCTGGAGAGCCCAGATAGCTCAGATAGAGATAGATAAAAAACTGAACGTGATACTCTACCCGCAAGTAACAAAGCAGTACGTAGAGTTAGGGCAGCCAGATAAGCTGGAGGCCAAGTTCAAAAAGCTTAAAATATTTTACGATCGAATTTTAAAGCAGAAAGGCTGGAATACCTATGAGAGGGTAAACCT
This genomic interval carries:
- the murC gene encoding UDP-N-acetylmuramate--L-alanine ligase, with product MKLTDYHSVYFIGIGGIGMSALARWFVHNGYQVSGYDRTPTKLTKVLEQEGMAIHYDDNVENIPADVMDNMEKSLVVYTPAIPASHQEFNYLKDKGYTIKKRSAILGMISEHFFTVAVAGTHGKTTTSSMVAHLLKSAGKDITMFLGGLATNYDSNFIANESDKAVAIVEADEFDRSFLTLSPDLAIVTSADADHLDIYGDKSHLEQSFKEFINKIKDSGKLYINDKIVNELVDHTAKAEINTYGMNRGQFLASNVTMENGFFQFDYNDKQTRIERLILGVPGFHNVENITAAIAIGLELGLSDDQIRHGVETYSGVKRRFEYQLRTEQIVYVDDYAHHPVEINAFLTSLKALYPDRKVTAIFQPHLFTRTRDFADGFAESLSLADEVILLDIYPAREEPIEGVTSELLFKDITSEAKELCSKEHLIECLKEKELEVVATIGAGDIDKLVEPVKELLNNRYHV
- a CDS encoding cell division protein FtsQ/DivIB, translated to MKLKIGAKLLIAAVVLISVIGFTNSRQSGEVCKDIAIRIANQHENYYIDEQDVIALMTENGDRAIKGTDFKELNLKEIEHRVEQEKFIKSAEIYKDLKGNLVVKVSLRRPVARVIQNMGPDAYVAEDGSMLPTSGKFTSRVLLISGGYANTLVKQDLPETEEGKKVFNLINYISKDKFWRAQIAQIEIDKKLNVILYPQVTKQYVELGQPDKLEAKFKKLKIFYDRILKQKGWNTYERVNLEYEGQIIAE